A genomic window from Plutella xylostella chromosome 23, ilPluXylo3.1, whole genome shotgun sequence includes:
- the LOC105386767 gene encoding 60S ribosomal protein L18a codes for MKAKGELKEYEVIGRKLASEAEPKPPLYKMRIFSPDPIVAKSRFWYFLRQLKKFKKTTGEIVSIREIPEKSPIKIKNFGIWLRYESRSGVHNMYREYRDLSVGGAVTQCYRDMGARHRARAHSIHIIKVEVIKASACRRPQVKQFHNSTIRFPLPKRVHHHKRLNKFAYKRPSTYFL; via the exons ATGAAGGCTAAAGGAGAG CTGAAGGAGTATGAGGTGATCGGGCGCAAGCTGGCCTCCGAGGCCGAGCCCAAGCCTCCCCTATACAAGATGAGGATCTTCTCTCCTGACCCCATCGTCGCCAAGTCCCGTTTCTGGTACTTCTTGAGACAACTGAAGAAGTTCAAGAAGACCACCGGAGAGATTGTCTCTATCAGG GAAATCCCAGAGAAGAGCCCGATCAAGATCAAGAACTTCGGCATCTGGCTGCGCTACGAGTCGCGGTCGGGAGTACACAACATGTACCGTGAATACCGTGACCTGAGCGTGGGCGGCGCCGTCACACAGTGCTACCGCGACATGGGCGCGCGACACAGGGCTCGCGCTCACTCTATTCAC ATCATCAAAGTGGAGGTGATCAAGGCGTCCGCGTGCCGCAGGCCGCAGGTCAAGCAGTTCCACAACAGCACCATCCGCTTCCCGCTGCCCAAGCGCGTCCACCACCACAAGAGACTCAACAAGTTCGCGTACAAGCGGCCCAGCACCTACTTCCTGTAG